From a region of the Carettochelys insculpta isolate YL-2023 chromosome 29, ASM3395843v1, whole genome shotgun sequence genome:
- the LOC142003350 gene encoding thiol S-methyltransferase TMT1A-like, whose amino-acid sequence MVLIPLLQRCIQLLTLPVHLLSYLGLWDPLCKKIFPYVMSKVSTRYNHKLFHQKQDLFSSLREFAGPSGKLRLLEIGTGSGANFQFYPTGCQVMCTDPNPNFEKFLLKSITESSHLQFEGFIVASAENLHSVADDSMDVVVCTLVLCSVHSIEQVLREVLRVLRLGGALYFLEHVAADRSSWGYFWQQIYNPTWRYLGDGCCLTRETWKYLEKAGFSELKLQHINAPLSWNPARPHIIGYAVK is encoded by the exons ATGGTATTGATCCCACTCCTCCAACGATGCATCCAGCTCCTCACCCTGCCTGTGCACCTGCTCTCCTATCTAGGCCTATGGGACCCCCTCTGTAAGAAGATCTTCCCATATGTCATGTCCAAGGTCTCCACTAGGTATAACCACAAGCTCTTTCATCAGAAACAGGACCTGTTCAGCAGCCTGCGGGAGTTTGCAGGCCCTTCAGGGAAGCTCAGGCTGCTGGAGATAGGCACAGGCTCAGGTGCCAACTTCCAGTTCTACCCAACTGGATGCCAGGTGATGTGCACTGATCCCAACCCCAACTTTGAGAAGTTCCTCCTTAAGAGCATTACTGAAAGCTCACATCTCCAGTTTGAAGGATTCATAGTGGCCTCTGCTGAGAATCTACACTCGGTGGCTGATGACTCCATGGATGTGGTGGTTTGTACTTTGGTGCTGTGCTCAGTGCACAGCATAGAGCAGGTCCTGCGAGAAGTGCTGCGAGTACTGAGGCTG GGTGGTGCTTTGTATTTTTTGGAGCATGTGGCTGCAGATCGTTCCAGCTGGGGCTACTTTTGGCAACAAATTTACAACCCAACCTGGAGATATTTGGGAGATGGGTGCTGCCTGACCAGAGAGACCTGGAAATACCTGGAGAAAGCAGGGTTCTCAGAACTGAAGTTGCAGCACATAAATGCCCCCCTGTCCTGGAACCCTGCTCGTCCCCATATCATTGGATATGCTGTGAAATAA